One Saccharopolyspora erythraea NRRL 2338 genomic region harbors:
- a CDS encoding MerR family transcriptional regulator, which produces MTRPTRQARKSGITRRSRHARQRRSFGAPSMAVCDVEPPLIRSTELANKLCLSRRTISLYAKQGLITPAIITPGGQYRWRYDDVLAEMRKLAEECRAEHK; this is translated from the coding sequence ATGACTCGTCCAACAAGGCAAGCAAGGAAATCAGGTATTACGCGTAGGTCGAGGCATGCAAGGCAGCGACGCTCGTTCGGGGCACCGAGTATGGCGGTGTGCGATGTCGAACCGCCGTTGATCAGGAGCACCGAGCTCGCGAACAAGCTCTGCCTGTCTCGGCGGACGATCTCCCTCTACGCAAAGCAAGGTTTGATCACGCCTGCGATCATCACGCCGGGCGGTCAGTACCGATGGAGGTACGACGACGTGCTTGCAGAAATGCGCAAGCTTGCCGAGGAGTGCCGCGCGGAGCACAAGTAG
- a CDS encoding DMT family transporter, which translates to MAFAQGSAGRDRTWLVAVATAMWGTDALFRKPLATSLPSASVVFWEHVIIVLLLAPFLPRAWRAFRACGVRERIAVVVIGVGSSALATALFTAAFKAGDPVTPLVLQKLQPIFAAVASLALLRERIRGRYLAFALPALAGAWLLAFPDPLGIQVSQLRPVLLALGAAVLWAAGTVLGRMVSTVVPARDVTTLRFAVGLPSAALILLLRGDPVAVGWENAPGLVLLALVPGLLALWLYYVGLRTTPAARATLAELSFPATAAIVGVGVLGAELTATQWVGFTAVVAIVAALGWHERVSRTKLVTAPEAARRPAGSVTSR; encoded by the coding sequence ATGGCTTTCGCGCAGGGGAGCGCCGGTCGGGACCGGACGTGGCTGGTCGCCGTCGCCACCGCGATGTGGGGCACCGACGCGTTGTTCCGCAAGCCGCTGGCCACCAGCCTGCCCTCGGCCAGCGTCGTGTTCTGGGAGCACGTGATCATCGTGCTGCTGCTGGCGCCGTTCCTGCCGCGGGCGTGGCGGGCGTTCAGGGCCTGCGGCGTCCGGGAGCGGATCGCGGTCGTCGTGATCGGCGTCGGCTCGTCGGCCCTGGCCACCGCGCTGTTCACGGCCGCCTTCAAGGCCGGCGACCCGGTGACGCCGCTGGTGTTGCAGAAGCTGCAACCGATCTTCGCGGCCGTCGCTTCGCTGGCGCTGTTGCGCGAGCGGATCCGCGGGCGCTACCTCGCCTTCGCGCTACCCGCGCTGGCCGGCGCGTGGCTGCTCGCCTTCCCCGACCCCCTGGGTATCCAGGTGTCCCAGCTGCGGCCGGTGCTGCTCGCGCTCGGCGCGGCGGTGCTGTGGGCGGCGGGGACCGTGCTGGGCCGCATGGTCAGCACGGTCGTGCCCGCCCGGGACGTCACGACGCTGCGGTTCGCGGTCGGGCTGCCCTCGGCGGCGCTGATCTTGCTGCTGCGCGGCGACCCGGTGGCCGTCGGCTGGGAGAACGCCCCGGGCCTGGTCCTGCTCGCGCTCGTGCCCGGCCTGCTCGCGCTCTGGCTGTACTACGTCGGGCTGCGCACCACCCCGGCGGCGCGGGCGACCCTGGCCGAGCTGTCGTTCCCGGCCACGGCGGCGATCGTCGGCGTCGGCGTCCTCGGGGCGGAGCTGACGGCGACGCAGTGGGTCGGCTTCACCGCGGTGGTCGCGATCGTCGCGGCCCTGGGCTGGCACGAGCGGGTCAGCCGCACCAAGCTTGTGACCGCGCCCGAGGCCGCCCGGCGGCCCGCCGGGAGCGTCACCAGCCGTTGA
- a CDS encoding superoxide dismutase family protein — protein MLHRTRALGSLAGLCATSALLVGCGSAENTQPPPAGQPSPQASAPIETTGTYEPYKQGAAAVTYDQAQVPPGATAKISSQRLGDGQTEIKIALTGLQPNRTYGAHVHTKPCGPTGEDAGPHFQQKLDPVQPSVDPAYANPQNEVWLDLHTDAQGNANPSAKGNWQFDSRTDANSFVIHQTHTHTEPGKAGTAGARLGCVTAKF, from the coding sequence ATGCTCCACCGAACCCGAGCGCTCGGCTCGCTCGCCGGACTGTGCGCGACGAGCGCGCTGCTCGTGGGCTGCGGCAGCGCCGAGAACACCCAGCCGCCGCCCGCCGGACAACCCAGCCCGCAGGCGTCCGCGCCGATCGAGACCACCGGCACCTACGAGCCCTACAAGCAGGGCGCCGCGGCGGTCACCTACGACCAGGCACAGGTACCGCCCGGCGCGACGGCGAAGATCAGCTCGCAGCGGCTCGGCGACGGCCAGACCGAGATCAAGATCGCGCTCACCGGCCTGCAGCCTAACCGGACCTACGGCGCGCACGTGCACACCAAGCCCTGCGGGCCGACCGGCGAGGACGCCGGACCGCACTTCCAGCAGAAGCTCGACCCGGTCCAGCCGTCGGTCGACCCGGCGTACGCCAACCCGCAGAACGAGGTCTGGCTGGACCTCCACACCGACGCGCAGGGCAACGCGAACCCGAGCGCCAAGGGCAACTGGCAGTTCGACAGCCGCACCGACGCGAACTCGTTCGTCATCCACCAGACGCACACGCACACCGAACCGGGCAAGGCCGGTACCGCCGGCGCACGCCTGGGCTGCGTCACCGCCAAGTTCTGA
- the dusB gene encoding tRNA dihydrouridine synthase DusB, with translation MTALDTPVAPPATRTAPLRIGPYQVDPPVVLAPMAGITNVAFRWLCREYGAGLYVCEMITSRALVERHPTTMQMVTFDPDEHPRSMQLYGVDPETMGQAVRMIVEEGLADHVDMNFGCPVPKVTRKGGGSALPYKRRLFGEIVRAAVRAAEPAGVPVTVKFRIGIDDEHITYLDAGRIAEDNGAAAVALHGRTAAQRYSGQADWSAIARLKETVRTIPVLGNGDIFSADDALRMVAETGCDGVVVGRGCLGRPWLFRDLQAAFAGEPVPEGPNLGEVCRVLRRHGELLADHMGEEKGLRDLRKHMAQYLRGFPVGSDLRHRFGLVSGLAELDDLLAQLDHEVPFPVDAEGPRGRQGSAGRVVLPEGWLDDPDDLCVPTAAEIDHSGG, from the coding sequence ATGACCGCACTCGACACCCCGGTCGCGCCGCCCGCGACCCGCACCGCGCCCCTGCGGATCGGCCCCTACCAGGTCGACCCGCCGGTCGTGCTCGCGCCGATGGCCGGGATCACCAACGTCGCGTTCCGCTGGCTGTGCCGGGAGTACGGGGCCGGCCTCTACGTCTGCGAGATGATCACCAGCCGGGCGCTGGTCGAACGGCATCCGACGACCATGCAGATGGTCACCTTCGACCCCGACGAGCACCCGCGCTCGATGCAGCTCTACGGCGTCGACCCGGAGACCATGGGGCAGGCCGTGCGGATGATCGTCGAGGAGGGCCTGGCCGATCACGTCGACATGAACTTCGGCTGCCCGGTTCCCAAGGTGACCCGCAAGGGCGGCGGTTCGGCCCTGCCGTACAAGCGCAGGCTGTTCGGCGAGATCGTGCGCGCCGCGGTGCGCGCCGCCGAGCCCGCGGGCGTGCCGGTGACCGTGAAGTTCCGCATCGGCATCGACGACGAGCACATCACCTACCTCGACGCCGGGCGCATCGCCGAGGACAACGGCGCCGCCGCCGTCGCGCTGCACGGCCGCACCGCCGCGCAGCGCTACTCCGGCCAGGCCGACTGGTCCGCCATCGCCCGCCTCAAGGAGACGGTGCGCACGATCCCGGTGCTCGGCAACGGCGACATCTTCAGCGCCGACGACGCGCTGCGGATGGTCGCCGAGACCGGCTGCGACGGCGTGGTCGTCGGGCGCGGCTGCCTCGGCAGGCCGTGGCTGTTCCGCGACCTGCAGGCCGCGTTCGCCGGCGAGCCGGTGCCGGAGGGGCCGAATTTGGGCGAGGTGTGCCGGGTCCTGCGCAGGCACGGCGAGCTGCTCGCCGACCACATGGGCGAGGAGAAGGGCCTGCGCGACCTGCGCAAGCACATGGCGCAGTACCTGCGCGGCTTCCCGGTCGGCTCGGACCTGCGGCACCGCTTCGGGCTGGTCTCCGGGCTCGCCGAACTCGACGACCTGCTGGCGCAGCTCGACCACGAGGTCCCGTTCCCGGTCGACGCGGAGGGACCACGCGGCAGGCAGGGCTCGGCGGGCCGCGTCGTGCTGCCGGAGGGCTGGCTGGACGACCCCGACGATCTGTGCGTGCCCACCGCGGCCGAGATCGACCACAGCGGCGGCTGA
- a CDS encoding GGDEF domain-containing protein — protein sequence MTGLRNGFAGPEPLRDESASARCPTPPPGRRRDLADGAGMAELHESIASLLASRGQWRQAYHHLRSALDLMSTEDTPRVPEQLRHEVKRLRREHAEAREQSRRDSLTASYNRRYLDERLADLVSDDPEADGLAVALVDLDWFKHVNDTYGHLLGDRVLQRVVDLLQEVLPTGAFCARYGGEEFVLVFPTIDAAAAVAACEGARARIERFPWGQMAPGLRVTVSIGVAHEQHTTLGSDASPPSAEQQLISADALLYAAKQSGRNAVAYRTGSEVRLASGHRSGGY from the coding sequence ATGACCGGACTGCGCAACGGTTTCGCAGGCCCGGAACCTCTGCGCGACGAATCCGCGTCGGCCCGGTGCCCGACACCGCCTCCCGGCAGGCGACGCGACCTGGCCGACGGCGCGGGCATGGCCGAGCTGCACGAGTCGATCGCGAGCCTGCTGGCCTCGCGGGGGCAGTGGCGGCAGGCCTACCACCACCTGCGCTCCGCTCTCGACCTCATGTCCACAGAGGACACTCCGAGGGTGCCCGAGCAGCTACGCCACGAAGTCAAGCGCCTGCGGCGGGAACACGCCGAGGCCCGCGAGCAGAGCCGCCGGGACAGCCTCACCGCCAGCTACAACCGGCGCTACCTCGACGAGCGGCTCGCCGATCTGGTCAGCGACGACCCCGAGGCCGACGGCCTCGCGGTGGCGCTGGTCGACCTGGACTGGTTCAAGCACGTCAACGACACCTACGGGCACCTGCTCGGCGACCGCGTGCTGCAACGCGTCGTCGACCTCCTGCAGGAAGTGCTGCCGACAGGGGCGTTCTGCGCCCGCTACGGCGGCGAGGAGTTCGTGCTGGTGTTCCCGACCATCGACGCGGCGGCGGCGGTCGCGGCCTGCGAAGGCGCCCGCGCCCGCATCGAGCGGTTCCCCTGGGGGCAGATGGCACCGGGACTGCGGGTCACGGTCAGCATCGGCGTCGCGCACGAGCAGCACACCACACTGGGATCCGACGCCTCGCCGCCGTCGGCCGAACAGCAGCTGATCAGCGCGGACGCCCTGCTCTACGCGGCGAAGCAGTCCGGGCGCAACGCGGTCGCCTACCGCACGGGCAGCGAGGTCCGGCTCGCCTCCGGACACCGCTCCGGCGGTTACTGA
- a CDS encoding LCP family protein translates to MGGAADASGAEATRITEALGGPASGPSAPPGPSGSSGPSAPPAGPQAPAGHGAPASGPAPGRAGGPPHAKAPGRPAPDPDLEATTQHAAVPAEPGPQGGDETVVARVPAAKPPERDASEDDGSGPDATVLARPVGGGSADKTSVVAALGTDAKSSDAKAKSEADVFDDFDDDDEDDDNDEVRAIDATLARFSAVHDQIAEEEAERRKKYAWLFGKRREPELGTDMPFDYVEGRDAGASRVEWKRQQRKRRTGLIVKALAVAAALTIFVTIGTMWGAKTWVDGKFREVASLDPNSGDIKDAAKQTGDQNFLLIGSDTRAGATADDGVGNTEDEPGARADTTMIAHIPADRSRVVVVSFPRDLEVAIPACERWDAATGRYTGVQAPAQEKAKLNQAYAVGGPKCTTKVIQQLSGLSITSFLGIDFQGFKSMVDAVHGVDICTQKPVVDDVIGTVLPNPGHYNLTGQQALSYVRARHVQGDVTADYGRMQRQQLFLSALLRKTMSSQVLLDPNKLSGFVNAVAANTFGENVGTDRLLELGQSMQGLDPSKVTFVTVPTTGYANDDGREELRAADNDALFRAIIEGVPVTPPASGGGTGGSTPSGGTGPMATAFTAHPLPAIQPSQVKVEVVNTTGSGGSAGTTGDRLREFGFNVTGTGQSGSSASGTVIKHSPANAEAAKLLASSVPGARLVEDASAGSVLRLELGAGFDGAVHAPSTAPAQVPENLATVNAGTDVCAK, encoded by the coding sequence ATGGGCGGCGCCGCGGACGCTTCCGGCGCCGAGGCGACGCGCATAACCGAAGCTCTCGGCGGACCGGCTTCCGGACCTTCCGCACCTCCCGGGCCTTCCGGATCTTCCGGGCCTTCCGCACCTCCGGCGGGTCCGCAGGCACCCGCGGGCCATGGCGCGCCCGCTTCCGGTCCCGCGCCGGGCCGGGCCGGCGGCCCACCGCACGCGAAGGCACCCGGCCGTCCCGCACCGGACCCCGATCTGGAGGCGACGACCCAGCACGCCGCGGTCCCGGCCGAGCCCGGCCCGCAGGGCGGCGACGAGACGGTCGTCGCGCGGGTTCCGGCCGCCAAGCCGCCCGAGCGCGACGCGTCCGAGGACGACGGTTCCGGCCCCGACGCGACCGTGCTAGCGCGGCCGGTCGGCGGCGGGTCGGCCGACAAGACCTCCGTAGTCGCCGCTCTGGGCACCGACGCGAAGTCGTCGGACGCCAAGGCCAAGTCCGAAGCCGACGTGTTCGACGACTTCGACGACGATGACGAGGACGACGACAACGACGAGGTCCGCGCGATCGACGCGACGCTGGCGCGCTTCTCGGCCGTGCACGACCAGATCGCCGAGGAGGAGGCCGAGCGCCGCAAGAAGTACGCGTGGCTGTTCGGCAAGCGCCGCGAGCCCGAGCTCGGCACCGACATGCCGTTCGACTACGTCGAGGGGCGCGATGCCGGGGCCTCCCGCGTGGAGTGGAAGCGCCAGCAGCGCAAGCGGCGCACCGGCCTGATCGTCAAAGCGCTCGCGGTGGCCGCCGCGCTGACCATATTCGTCACGATCGGCACCATGTGGGGTGCCAAGACCTGGGTGGACGGCAAGTTCCGCGAGGTCGCCTCGCTGGACCCGAACTCCGGTGACATCAAGGACGCGGCCAAGCAGACCGGCGACCAGAACTTCCTGCTGATCGGCTCGGACACCCGCGCGGGTGCCACCGCCGACGACGGTGTGGGCAACACCGAGGACGAGCCCGGCGCGCGCGCCGACACGACGATGATCGCCCACATCCCGGCCGACCGCAGCCGCGTCGTGGTCGTCTCCTTCCCGCGCGACCTGGAGGTCGCGATCCCGGCTTGCGAGCGGTGGGACGCCGCGACCGGCAGGTACACCGGCGTGCAGGCGCCCGCGCAGGAGAAGGCGAAGCTGAACCAGGCCTACGCGGTCGGCGGGCCGAAGTGCACCACCAAGGTCATCCAGCAGCTCTCCGGGCTGTCGATCACCAGCTTCCTCGGCATCGACTTCCAGGGCTTCAAGTCGATGGTCGACGCGGTCCACGGCGTCGACATCTGCACCCAGAAGCCGGTCGTCGACGACGTGATCGGCACCGTGCTGCCCAACCCGGGCCACTACAACCTGACCGGTCAGCAGGCTCTGAGCTATGTGCGCGCCCGGCACGTGCAGGGCGACGTGACCGCCGACTACGGCCGGATGCAGCGCCAGCAGTTGTTCCTGTCGGCGCTGCTGCGCAAGACGATGTCCAGCCAGGTGCTGCTGGACCCGAACAAGCTCAGCGGCTTCGTCAACGCGGTCGCCGCCAACACCTTCGGCGAGAACGTCGGCACCGACCGGCTGCTCGAGCTGGGCCAGTCGATGCAGGGCCTGGACCCCAGCAAGGTCACCTTCGTCACCGTCCCGACCACCGGCTACGCCAACGACGACGGCCGGGAGGAATTGCGCGCGGCCGACAACGACGCGCTGTTCCGGGCGATCATCGAGGGCGTCCCGGTCACCCCGCCCGCCAGCGGGGGCGGGACCGGCGGTTCCACGCCCAGCGGCGGTACCGGTCCGATGGCGACCGCCTTCACCGCGCACCCGCTGCCGGCGATCCAGCCGTCGCAGGTCAAGGTGGAGGTCGTCAACACCACCGGGTCCGGCGGGTCGGCGGGGACCACCGGCGACCGGTTGCGCGAGTTCGGGTTCAACGTCACGGGCACCGGTCAGTCCGGGAGCTCCGCGAGCGGCACGGTCATCAAGCACAGCCCGGCCAACGCCGAGGCGGCCAAGCTGCTCGCCAGCAGCGTCCCGGGCGCCCGGCTGGTCGAGGACGCCTCCGCCGGGTCGGTGCTGCGGCTGGAACTGGGCGCGGGCTTCGACGGCGCGGTGCACGCCCCGAGCACGGCGCCCGCGCAGGTGCCCGAGAACCTCGCGACCGTCAACGCGGGCACCGACGTGTGCGCGAAGTGA
- the phoU gene encoding phosphate signaling complex protein PhoU has protein sequence MREVYQEQLGKLADELASMSTMVGTAMERATKALLETDLGLAEQVIEEDVQVDEARARAEEHAFGLLALQAPVAGDLRTVISTIHAAEDLERMGDLALHVAKTARRRHPHPVLADDVRTHFAEMGRIAVKLAGRVRTVIQTQDVEAARGLEEDDDEMDDLHRHLFTVMMSPEWSHGVAAAVDVTLLGRFYERFADHAVSVARRVVFTVTGQMPTS, from the coding sequence ATGCGTGAGGTCTACCAGGAACAACTCGGCAAGCTCGCCGACGAGCTCGCCTCGATGTCCACGATGGTCGGCACGGCGATGGAGCGGGCCACCAAGGCACTCCTGGAGACCGATCTCGGACTCGCCGAGCAGGTGATCGAGGAGGACGTGCAGGTCGACGAGGCGCGTGCACGCGCCGAGGAGCACGCCTTCGGGCTGCTCGCCCTCCAGGCACCGGTCGCGGGCGACCTGAGGACGGTCATCTCCACCATCCACGCCGCCGAGGACCTGGAGCGGATGGGCGACCTGGCCCTGCACGTGGCCAAGACCGCGCGCCGCAGGCACCCCCACCCGGTGCTGGCCGACGACGTCCGGACCCACTTCGCCGAGATGGGGCGGATCGCCGTCAAGCTGGCCGGCCGGGTCCGCACCGTCATCCAGACCCAGGACGTCGAGGCGGCGCGGGGGCTGGAGGAGGACGACGACGAGATGGACGACCTCCACCGCCACCTGTTCACCGTGATGATGAGCCCCGAGTGGTCGCACGGGGTCGCCGCCGCGGTGGACGTGACGCTGCTGGGCCGGTTCTACGAGCGCTTCGCCGACCACGCGGTGTCGGTGGCGCGCCGGGTCGTGTTCACCGTGACCGGGCAGATGCCGACCAGCTGA
- a CDS encoding helix-turn-helix domain-containing protein: protein MRKSPTVHRRRLGADLRKMREGAGRTHREVAAHLDCSQGKISQIELGRVPVRTSDVRLMAEFYGATDEQVAALVDLAQDSKQRGWWQEYPTTAQRPGFETYLGLETAAKAVSCYGADPIPELLHTADYGRAVLGLSEPPAAELDERLTVSHTRQQRLLGDQPLELWAVLDEAALRRAVGGPAVMRQQLEHLVLMGYRRNVTIQVLPFAAGGHPLMGDRISVFSFPDDADPQVVHVGDTANSRFLDKPADTSGYLAAFEHVCKAALNPKDSSAFISAIADQYT from the coding sequence GTGCGTAAGAGCCCGACAGTGCACCGCAGGCGCCTCGGCGCCGATCTGCGCAAGATGCGCGAAGGCGCCGGGCGCACCCACCGCGAGGTCGCGGCCCACCTGGACTGCTCCCAGGGCAAGATCAGCCAGATCGAGCTGGGCAGGGTGCCGGTGCGCACCTCCGACGTGCGGCTGATGGCCGAGTTCTACGGGGCCACCGACGAGCAGGTGGCCGCGTTGGTCGACCTCGCGCAGGACTCCAAGCAGCGCGGCTGGTGGCAGGAGTACCCGACCACCGCGCAGCGCCCTGGTTTCGAGACGTACCTGGGTCTGGAGACCGCGGCGAAGGCGGTCAGCTGCTACGGCGCCGACCCGATCCCGGAGCTGCTGCACACGGCCGACTACGGCCGCGCGGTGTTGGGCCTGTCCGAGCCGCCCGCCGCCGAGCTGGACGAGCGGTTGACGGTCAGCCACACCCGGCAGCAGCGGCTGCTCGGGGACCAGCCGCTGGAGCTGTGGGCGGTGCTCGACGAGGCCGCGCTGCGGCGGGCGGTCGGCGGCCCGGCCGTGATGCGCCAGCAGCTCGAGCACCTGGTGCTGATGGGCTACCGGCGCAACGTGACGATCCAGGTTCTGCCCTTCGCCGCGGGCGGGCATCCGCTCATGGGCGACCGGATCTCGGTGTTCTCGTTCCCCGACGACGCCGACCCGCAGGTGGTGCACGTCGGCGACACGGCGAACTCGCGGTTCCTGGACAAGCCAGCCGACACCAGCGGCTACCTCGCGGCGTTCGAGCACGTGTGCAAGGCGGCGCTCAACCCGAAGGACTCCAGCGCCTTCATCTCCGCCATCGCCGACCAGTACACCTGA
- a CDS encoding aminoglycoside phosphotransferase family protein, which yields MSTLDELRQRLPPWHDETSSRAVDAAVGLARSHGLRVEEPTVLADVVSVVVHLRPAPVVARIPTHLTELRQPIADWLRREIDVTTFLAGQGAPVITPSGELPPGPHEHDGFTISFWSYVEPDPDRTASTDDYAAMLVDLHSVLREYPGNLPLLAPVANEVPLGLAALDRARGVLTDSEIDQLRSAADRLRPWWEAPSGDLQPLHGDVHTETLIHGRDGLVWCDFEDACLGPREWDLSMLFWSDPEAVARHHNPDPDRMRALSELRALHLALSVVAFHTSVPHVDGWEEGVRVFLSTLGTDAGSVPASG from the coding sequence GTGTCGACGCTGGATGAGTTGCGGCAGCGGCTGCCGCCGTGGCATGACGAGACTTCGTCGCGCGCCGTGGACGCGGCCGTCGGCCTGGCCCGGTCGCACGGGCTGCGTGTCGAGGAGCCGACCGTGCTCGCCGACGTGGTCTCGGTGGTGGTCCACCTGCGGCCGGCGCCCGTGGTGGCGAGGATCCCGACCCACCTGACCGAGCTGCGGCAACCGATCGCGGACTGGCTCCGCCGCGAGATCGACGTGACGACGTTCCTGGCCGGTCAGGGCGCACCCGTCATCACACCCAGCGGCGAGCTGCCCCCGGGGCCGCACGAGCACGACGGGTTCACCATCAGCTTCTGGTCGTACGTGGAGCCCGACCCCGACCGCACCGCGAGCACCGACGACTACGCGGCGATGCTGGTCGACCTGCACAGCGTCCTGCGCGAATACCCGGGGAACCTGCCGCTGCTCGCCCCGGTGGCGAACGAGGTCCCGCTCGGCCTCGCCGCGCTGGACCGCGCCAGGGGCGTGCTGACCGACTCGGAGATCGACCAGCTCCGGTCGGCGGCCGACCGCCTCCGGCCCTGGTGGGAGGCGCCGAGCGGCGACCTCCAGCCGCTGCACGGCGACGTTCACACCGAGACCCTCATCCACGGCCGCGACGGCCTGGTGTGGTGCGACTTCGAGGACGCCTGCCTCGGCCCCCGGGAGTGGGACCTCTCGATGCTGTTCTGGTCCGACCCCGAGGCCGTCGCCCGCCACCACAACCCCGACCCCGACCGGATGCGGGCCCTTTCAGAGCTCCGCGCTCTGCACCTGGCGTTGTCCGTGGTGGCCTTCCACACCAGCGTTCCCCACGTCGACGGGTGGGAAGAGGGCGTGCGCGTCTTCCTGTCCACGCTCGGCACCGATGCCGGCAGCGTGCCGGCCTCGGGCTGA
- a CDS encoding helix-turn-helix domain-containing protein, with the protein MALATRFPGVATTTKRAVGELLREWRERRRLSQLALSIEAEISTRHLSFVETGRSRPTSDMVLRLCEHLEVPLRERNGLLLAAGHAPVYPVGDLDTSEMSEVRAALRQVLTAYEPYPALVVDRGWNLVDANAAVGMFLAGADEDLLVPPVNVLRLSLHPRGIAPRIANLGEWRAHVLGRLRRQADATADPGLELLHQELRGYPCDQPEPDVERPAAGEVAVPLRYRHEGRDLAFISMTAVFGTPLDVTLAELAIESFLPADPATAEALRDS; encoded by the coding sequence ATGGCCCTGGCGACTAGATTTCCGGGTGTGGCGACAACTACGAAGCGGGCGGTGGGAGAGCTGCTGCGTGAGTGGCGGGAGCGGCGGAGGCTCAGCCAGCTCGCGCTCTCCATCGAGGCGGAGATCTCCACCAGACACCTGAGTTTCGTGGAAACCGGGCGGTCGCGGCCGACCAGCGACATGGTGCTTCGGCTCTGCGAGCACCTGGAGGTGCCGCTGCGGGAACGCAATGGTCTGCTGCTCGCCGCGGGGCACGCGCCGGTCTACCCCGTCGGCGACCTCGACACGTCGGAGATGAGCGAGGTGCGCGCCGCGCTGCGGCAGGTGCTCACCGCGTACGAGCCCTACCCCGCGCTGGTCGTCGACCGCGGTTGGAACCTCGTCGACGCCAACGCCGCCGTGGGGATGTTCCTGGCGGGTGCGGACGAGGATCTACTGGTCCCGCCGGTCAACGTCCTCAGGCTCAGCCTGCACCCGCGGGGAATCGCCCCGCGCATCGCCAACCTCGGCGAGTGGCGCGCCCACGTCCTCGGCCGCCTGCGCAGGCAGGCGGACGCGACTGCGGACCCCGGGCTCGAGCTGCTGCACCAGGAGTTGCGCGGATACCCGTGCGACCAGCCGGAACCCGACGTCGAACGTCCGGCCGCCGGGGAGGTCGCGGTCCCCCTGCGCTACCGCCACGAAGGCCGCGACCTGGCGTTCATCAGCATGACCGCAGTCTTCGGCACCCCGCTCGACGTCACCCTCGCGGAGCTGGCGATCGAGTCGTTCCTCCCCGCCGACCCCGCGACGGCCGAGGCCCTGCGCGACTCGTAG
- a CDS encoding nuclear transport factor 2 family protein, producing the protein MSDFDDVIGRYIASWNERDPQRRRTAIEQIWTEDATYTDPPVDVAGRDAIDGMIAAVQGQFPDFSFRLGGPVDAHHHIGRFTWELGPEGGEAVVVGFDVAVLDDTGRIKSVLGFLDKIPAA; encoded by the coding sequence ATGAGCGACTTCGACGACGTCATCGGCCGCTACATCGCGAGCTGGAACGAGCGCGACCCGCAGCGCAGGCGAACCGCCATCGAGCAGATCTGGACCGAGGACGCCACCTACACCGACCCGCCCGTCGACGTGGCGGGCAGGGACGCCATCGACGGGATGATCGCGGCCGTGCAGGGGCAGTTCCCCGACTTCAGCTTCCGCCTCGGAGGGCCCGTCGACGCCCACCACCACATCGGCCGCTTCACCTGGGAACTCGGCCCGGAGGGCGGCGAAGCGGTCGTGGTCGGCTTCGACGTGGCAGTCCTCGACGACACCGGACGCATCAAGTCCGTACTCGGCTTCCTGGACAAGATCCCGGCAGCCTGA
- the pstB gene encoding phosphate ABC transporter ATP-binding protein PstB, with product MAKRLDIKDLNLFYGKFHAVQDVTLQVPARSVTAFIGPSGCGKSTVLRSLNRMHEVIPGARVDGKVLLDGEDIYDGKVDPVQVRRTIGMVFQRANPFPTMSIRDNVVAGLKLSGEKNKKHLDEVTERALRGANLWEEVKDRLAKPGGGLSGGQQQRLCIARAIAVKPDVLLMDEPCSALDPISTLAIEDLIAELKQEYTIVIVTHNMQQAARVSDQTAFFNLRAVGQPGELVEIDETGKIFSNPNQKATEDYISGRFG from the coding sequence ATGGCCAAGCGTCTCGACATCAAGGACCTGAACCTGTTCTACGGCAAGTTCCACGCCGTGCAGGACGTGACGTTGCAGGTGCCCGCCCGCAGCGTCACCGCGTTCATCGGCCCGTCGGGTTGCGGCAAGTCCACGGTGCTGCGCTCGCTGAACCGGATGCACGAGGTCATCCCCGGCGCGCGCGTCGACGGCAAGGTCCTCCTCGACGGCGAGGACATCTACGACGGCAAGGTCGACCCGGTGCAGGTGCGCCGGACGATCGGCATGGTGTTCCAGCGGGCGAACCCGTTCCCGACGATGTCGATCAGGGACAACGTCGTGGCCGGGCTGAAGCTGTCGGGTGAGAAGAACAAGAAGCACCTCGACGAGGTCACCGAGCGCGCCCTGCGCGGCGCGAACCTGTGGGAAGAGGTCAAGGACCGGCTCGCCAAGCCGGGCGGCGGCCTCTCCGGCGGTCAGCAGCAGCGGCTCTGCATCGCGCGGGCCATCGCGGTCAAGCCGGACGTGCTGCTGATGGACGAGCCCTGCTCGGCGCTCGACCCGATCTCGACGCTCGCGATCGAGGATCTGATCGCCGAGCTCAAGCAGGAGTACACGATCGTCATCGTCACCCACAACATGCAGCAGGCCGCCCGCGTCAGCGACCAGACGGCCTTCTTCAACCTGCGTGCCGTCGGCCAGCCCGGCGAACTGGTGGAGATCGACGAAACCGGCAAGATCTTCTCCAACCCGAACCAGAAGGCGACCGAGGACTACATCTCGGGTCGGTTCGGTTAA